A region of the Verrucomicrobiota bacterium genome:
CACACAATGGTAATACCCGTTTTCCCGATCCTCCGGAACCTTCATCCTCGCCTGTCTCATGGGCAATCCATACTGAGTCAACAAATTGAAATCAAGCTTTTTCTATCAGAATGTCTGTCCCTATGTTTGGTAGGGGGGATTTTGAATTTTCGCTCCCGCGATTTTTTTCAAAAAACCCGCCAGTTGCGAAAGTCGGGTTAAGAGCCGCTTCTACCGCGTCAAGTCGTTGCCGATGGCGAAATGAGCCCCCCTCGGATCCTTGGGCCTGGGACTTCGTTCTTCGCTCGCGCGTTGACCCTGGCCAAAATCCCTTCTGAACAAGCGACGACTCTCTTGGGATCTTGGCAGAGTCAGCGTCCGGTTCCCGGTTGAAGGCATTCCGCGAGACGTTGGAACTCCGCGGCTTGATGTTCGGAGTTGATCGCGAAGCGAAAGTAGCCTGCGGAAGGACCGACCGGATAGCGGATGAAGGAGGGAAAGATGCCCGCGCGCAGGAGGCGGCGTGTCATGTCCTGAACATGGGAGGGCGAATCCGGAGTCCAACGTGTGACGGGAGTATGGGGAGAGTTGGAGAGAAACGCGTGGGGTTTGAGCGCGTCGTGGAAGCTTCTCATGTTCATCTGCAACCGGGCGAGGCGTCCGGGTTCATCCTCGAAGACCTGGATCGATTCCAACACGCCGGCCGGGGCGGCAAGCGGCAGGGGTGTGGAGCCCGCGTAGGCGGGTGAAGAGTCTCGGAGCGCTTGAATCACCTCGGGCGCGCCGGCGACCGCGCCGCCAGCCACACCCAGTGCTTTGGCCAAACTCAAAGTCAGGACGATTCGCGGATCTCGAAGCTGAAAATGCGAGAGGACTCCTCGTCCTTGGGGTCCGACCGCACCGATCCCGTGCGCGTCATCCACGATCAACCAGCCGTTTCGAGGTAGGTCGGCCAAGGCTTTATCGACGCGGGAGAAACCGGCGGTGGTGCCGTGGGTGCCTTCGAGTAGAACGACGGGCTTGGCTCGGCGCGGGAGGGAACGAATGGTTTTGGCCAGACTCTTTGAATCCATCTCTGAGGCTCGAAGAACGGGGAGGCCTGAGATGGCGGCGGCGTCGATGAGGCACGGATGAGTATCGTGATCGAGAACGGCGTGAGTGGCCTTCGTTCTCAGGGCTTGGATGGCGAACAGCGGCGCCAAATAACCGGAGTTGGCAAGAGCCACGGCCGGGAAGTGGAGAAAACGAGCCAGAGCTTTCTCCGTGGCGCGGTAGAGGGGATGTTCGCCGGTGGTGCGGCGGGAGGCGCCGGGTTGAGTGAGGCCGAGTTTCAGCGCGTTGCGCATGGAGGCCAGCACGCGTGGATGGCCGCTTAGTCCGAGGTAGTTGCAGCCACCAAAATAGACGAGGCTCCGCTTCCCGCGTCGGACGTGAGTGGAGTCGATGAAATCGAGGGGTGGAATCACGATGGGCTAGGTTGAGTCGCCGCCGATGGAGAGTGTTTCGGAGGGTAGATCGCTTTGGGCGCGGCGTCCAGACGCCGCAGATCGGTTGTGCGGGGGGGGGTGAGCATGCTTGAGGCTCGGATCCGCGGATGACATCGATTTCACGGATAGATCCGGGAATTCTCCCGTGGGTGCCGCTTCCAGGATTATCGAAGAAAACTTCCCAAGCCCACTCCCCAGAGGTGCATCCAGCCCGGATATTTCATACTGAGCTTGAACCCGCGAAAGTACGCCGCGTGAGGGCACGCGGCCTACAATCGCGCCTGCCTCTATGATTGTAGGCCCGGTGTGCTCACCGGGCGTCCCGAGCATGCAACATGCGGGCTGGAGGTTGTCGGTGACCGTGTTGTCTTGGTAACGCAGACAGCCTTGTCTGCTGTTTCGCAGGCTGCCCAGCCTGCGGGGCGACGAAGGGAACCCAGCGCGTGGAGTGCATGGAAGGGCGTCGTTCTTCACCCGCCGGGCCGACGGGCCGTCGGCGATACGGCAGGCTGGGCAGCCTGCGCCACACGACAGACAACTTCGGCATGCGCGGCCTCCCCAGCCCTGCAATCCAAGGTCATCCTGTTTTGATCTGTGAATCGGAAGTGAAGAAGCCTGTCGTCTGTTGTTCTCTTGGGTTTGACGTGTTTCTTGGTTCGATGGAATTGGCTTTT
Encoded here:
- a CDS encoding pyridoxal phosphate-dependent aminotransferase family protein; translation: MIPPLDFIDSTHVRRGKRSLVYFGGCNYLGLSGHPRVLASMRNALKLGLTQPGASRRTTGEHPLYRATEKALARFLHFPAVALANSGYLAPLFAIQALRTKATHAVLDHDTHPCLIDAAAISGLPVLRASEMDSKSLAKTIRSLPRRAKPVVLLEGTHGTTAGFSRVDKALADLPRNGWLIVDDAHGIGAVGPQGRGVLSHFQLRDPRIVLTLSLAKALGVAGGAVAGAPEVIQALRDSSPAYAGSTPLPLAAPAGVLESIQVFEDEPGRLARLQMNMRSFHDALKPHAFLSNSPHTPVTRWTPDSPSHVQDMTRRLLRAGIFPSFIRYPVGPSAGYFRFAINSEHQAAEFQRLAECLQPGTGR